Proteins encoded within one genomic window of Jiangella mangrovi:
- a CDS encoding FG-GAP repeat domain-containing protein: protein MRRSLPLVLAAVLVAGVGAAAVPSSAAPRPKPHRTVVLDAAWSAPAPSSLRARSLAVPVPGDVTGDGLADAVVRDPGPDSGALRVYAHDGSPAGANPWPSFTVADGDWDFADVLQVADVTGDGLPDVVARDPEAGNGTLWIYPNSGSEDDPWPSRVSAGTNWNTYDQILLSDVTGDARPDLMTREPGAAAGTLWIHPHSGATSGNPWTRPRYWAGTGWNLATVMTPADVTGDGNGDIVVRDGSGALWIYPHNGTTTANPYTSRYGAGTGWNLATILITADATGDGRPDVVIRDESGALWVYPHSGAPGGTNPYTVPRYAAGTGWDASDALLAADVTGDGRSDLLGRAHAGDLWVYPTAASGGADGPWPERFAAGSRWAFENALLLGDVTGDGRPDLVARDRAATNGTLWVYPNTGATASDPWTAPRFFAGTGWNTVTELALGDLTGDGKPDLLARDRRGELWIYPHNGSTGGGSNPWAAGRRWAGSGWSTAVTLKLADVDGDGRPDLVDHEQDGTLWVYPTDGAAPMQVGGDWSDADVLAAGDVTGDGRPDLVSRDAGGDLWLHPHDGSSDGSDPWTAREPAGSGWSFASAFLL, encoded by the coding sequence ATGAGACGCTCCCTTCCGCTCGTGCTCGCCGCGGTGCTGGTCGCCGGTGTCGGCGCCGCCGCCGTGCCGTCGTCCGCCGCTCCCCGTCCCAAGCCGCACCGGACCGTCGTCCTCGATGCCGCCTGGTCGGCGCCCGCCCCGTCGTCGTTGCGAGCCCGGTCGCTCGCCGTCCCGGTGCCGGGCGACGTCACCGGCGACGGCCTGGCCGACGCCGTCGTCCGCGATCCCGGCCCGGACTCCGGCGCCCTGCGCGTCTACGCCCACGACGGCAGCCCCGCCGGCGCCAACCCCTGGCCGTCGTTCACCGTGGCCGACGGCGACTGGGATTTCGCCGACGTGCTGCAGGTCGCCGACGTCACCGGCGACGGTCTGCCCGACGTCGTCGCCCGCGACCCCGAGGCCGGCAACGGCACGCTGTGGATCTACCCGAACTCCGGGTCCGAGGACGACCCGTGGCCGTCCCGGGTGTCCGCCGGGACGAACTGGAACACCTACGACCAGATCCTGCTCTCCGACGTCACCGGCGACGCCCGGCCGGACCTGATGACCCGCGAGCCCGGCGCGGCCGCCGGGACGCTCTGGATCCACCCGCACAGCGGCGCGACCTCGGGCAACCCGTGGACCCGGCCGCGGTACTGGGCCGGCACCGGCTGGAACCTCGCCACCGTCATGACCCCGGCCGACGTCACCGGCGACGGCAACGGCGACATCGTCGTGCGCGACGGGTCCGGCGCGCTCTGGATCTACCCGCACAACGGGACCACCACCGCCAACCCGTACACGTCGCGCTACGGCGCCGGCACCGGCTGGAACCTGGCGACGATCCTCATCACCGCCGACGCGACCGGCGACGGGCGGCCCGACGTCGTGATCCGCGACGAGTCCGGGGCGCTCTGGGTGTACCCGCACAGCGGCGCGCCCGGCGGGACCAACCCGTACACCGTCCCCCGGTACGCCGCCGGCACCGGCTGGGATGCGTCCGACGCGCTGCTGGCCGCCGACGTCACCGGCGACGGACGGTCCGACCTGCTGGGGCGCGCGCACGCCGGCGACCTGTGGGTGTACCCGACGGCGGCGAGCGGCGGCGCCGACGGCCCCTGGCCGGAGCGGTTCGCGGCCGGGTCGCGGTGGGCGTTCGAGAACGCGCTCCTGCTCGGCGACGTCACCGGCGACGGCCGGCCGGACCTGGTGGCGCGCGACCGAGCCGCGACCAACGGCACGCTCTGGGTCTACCCGAACACCGGCGCGACGGCGTCGGACCCGTGGACGGCGCCGCGGTTCTTCGCCGGCACCGGCTGGAACACCGTCACCGAGCTGGCGCTGGGCGACCTCACCGGCGACGGCAAGCCGGATCTGCTGGCCCGCGACCGCCGCGGCGAGCTCTGGATCTACCCGCACAACGGCTCGACCGGCGGCGGCTCGAACCCGTGGGCCGCGGGGCGGCGCTGGGCCGGCAGCGGCTGGTCGACGGCGGTGACGCTGAAGCTGGCCGACGTCGACGGCGACGGCCGCCCCGACCTCGTCGACCACGAGCAGGACGGCACGCTCTGGGTCTACCCGACCGACGGCGCGGCCCCGATGCAGGTCGGCGGCGACTGGTCGGACGCGGACGTGCTGGCCGCCGGCGACGTCACCGGCGACGGCCGGCCCGACCTCGTCAGCCGCGACGCCGGCGGCGATC